A stretch of the Marinobacter sp. JH2 genome encodes the following:
- a CDS encoding flagellin — translation MNDQALQRLSSGLRINSAKDDAAGLAISTRFSAQITGLNVAQRNANDGISLAQTAEGALNEITNNLQRIRELAVQSANATNSSSDRQALNDEVKQRLDEIDRISSQTAFNGLKVLDGSFGAQAFQVGANAGETISVDLTQGTKASQIGSIATDSVQVAGAITADNGVSISVGDNAFTQIDVSESKLDSADNVISGYEADSAAQIAKAINDSGVDGLFASASTEVTLATTDIADVTAGASASYTLTINDVDVFELAEQDLSGGVALDGTDLAAAINAKSGATGVSAAWDATDGLTLSSSDGRTINMSEAVGGTTPGTLSGGLTAANTAFVKTQGEVTYSAAEKVNFLGTGTTSDLTASLGLTTAGADSIDVDSTTGVRTADISTVAGANDAILRVDSALDSVNKVRGELGAIQNRFESTIANLGTSVENLSASNSRILDADFAAETANLAKSQVLQQAGISVLAQANARPQQVLSLLQ, via the coding sequence ATGAACGATCAGGCGCTTCAGCGTTTGTCTTCCGGTCTTCGCATTAACTCCGCTAAGGACGATGCTGCTGGTCTCGCGATTTCCACTCGTTTCTCTGCACAGATTACGGGCTTGAATGTCGCTCAGCGGAATGCCAACGATGGCATTTCTTTGGCTCAGACGGCTGAAGGTGCATTGAACGAAATTACTAACAACCTTCAGCGGATTCGTGAACTGGCGGTTCAGTCTGCCAACGCGACCAATAGCAGTTCGGATCGTCAAGCTTTGAATGATGAAGTTAAGCAGCGACTTGATGAAATCGATAGAATCTCTTCGCAGACTGCGTTTAATGGGTTGAAGGTTTTGGATGGATCTTTCGGCGCTCAGGCTTTCCAGGTGGGAGCGAATGCCGGCGAGACGATTAGCGTGGATCTAACTCAGGGAACTAAAGCCAGTCAGATTGGGTCTATTGCCACTGACAGTGTGCAGGTTGCGGGTGCAATTACAGCCGATAATGGAGTGTCAATTTCTGTTGGTGATAATGCTTTCACTCAGATTGATGTCTCTGAAAGCAAACTGGACAGCGCTGACAATGTTATTAGCGGTTATGAGGCTGACAGCGCGGCTCAAATTGCCAAGGCTATAAATGATTCTGGTGTAGATGGGCTGTTTGCATCAGCTTCCACTGAGGTTACTCTCGCTACTACAGATATTGCGGACGTTACAGCTGGCGCCTCCGCGTCATATACCCTAACTATTAATGACGTTGACGTTTTTGAGCTTGCCGAGCAAGATCTTAGTGGTGGTGTGGCACTGGATGGAACGGATCTTGCGGCCGCGATCAATGCAAAGTCTGGTGCAACAGGTGTTTCTGCAGCTTGGGACGCAACTGATGGTTTGACATTGTCCTCATCCGATGGTCGGACTATCAATATGTCAGAGGCTGTGGGCGGCACAACCCCCGGAACTCTGAGCGGAGGTCTTACTGCTGCTAACACGGCCTTTGTGAAAACTCAGGGCGAAGTAACATATTCGGCTGCAGAGAAAGTTAACTTTTTGGGAACCGGTACAACTTCTGATTTGACGGCTAGCTTAGGATTGACGACTGCTGGTGCAGACTCTATCGATGTTGACAGTACCACTGGTGTACGTACAGCAGATATCAGTACGGTTGCTGGTGCGAACGACGCTATTCTGCGGGTAGATTCTGCGCTCGACTCAGTGAATAAAGTGCGCGGCGAACTCGGTGCTATCCAAAACCGCTTCGAGTCCACCATTGCTAACTTAGGTACTTCTGTAGAGAACCTCAGCGCCTCCAACAGTCGTATCCTGGACGCTGACTTCGCGGCAGAAACTGCCAACCTGGCTAAGTCTCAGGTACTGCAACAGGCAGGCATCTCGGTACTGGCCCAGGCTAACGCCCGTCCGCAGCAGGTACTGTCCCTCCTGCAGTAA